The Sporomusa termitida genome has a window encoding:
- a CDS encoding TonB-dependent receptor plug domain-containing protein yields the protein MTRNVSRKKAMRLAIVSALTLSAGCLGQGTVQAEEMKTYFFDEVVITATRTPVKEFDANANITVITSKEIERNHYANLSEALREVPGVIVNNYSLAGYYGSNGMKINGADEVVVLIDGVKVNSAGAKFSPSMFANLDNIDRIEVLKGSASTLYGSDAKGGVINIITQKIEGNSSKVKLEGGSYNGENYSFMHEERQGDWGWRVIAKKALLGDFKDGRGLTVPAALNADMTGVKITKDFGEKSDLTFTYDAYKADYKFQSLWDSRFKTGTTDNYNGRVIYNTRLDENTTNQFAVGINMYDDLYQLDSGAFYATKVKTMRISDQFTKNLADTHLVTTGFEFAEDKVISFNGIKLTNRALYLQDEWKITGQWKLTGGLRYDNNSGFGSHTTPSINLGYKFSDKTNMYLGRSEYFIPPSPTHLYNTSYGNPNIKPETGHTSEVGINHRLDDTLVASAHIFKRDSKNRIGYVYPRYTNVGDEKADGWDIQLRKQFSSAVSAFVGYTHTNVEATQQRAANVDGYIPKGAWNVGTDYSAGKLDVSLVGKGIIDRPGPQTADAVDDFFPANTYWVWDIGVNYQAGKAVKAFVKINNIFDKFYAEHSNARYYWSSTPAGQWWSAPGRNIRVGMEYTF from the coding sequence ATGACAAGAAATGTGTCCCGGAAAAAAGCGATGAGACTGGCAATAGTTTCGGCCCTAACACTCTCGGCCGGCTGCCTCGGGCAGGGCACGGTGCAGGCTGAAGAGATGAAAACCTATTTTTTCGATGAGGTAGTCATTACAGCGACGCGGACACCGGTAAAGGAGTTTGATGCCAATGCCAATATTACGGTAATTACGAGTAAGGAGATTGAAAGAAATCATTATGCCAATCTGTCGGAGGCTTTGCGGGAAGTGCCTGGGGTTATTGTCAACAACTACAGTTTAGCCGGGTATTATGGCAGTAATGGCATGAAAATTAATGGCGCCGACGAGGTTGTTGTGTTAATTGACGGGGTTAAGGTTAATTCGGCCGGGGCCAAGTTTTCGCCCTCGATGTTTGCCAACCTGGATAATATTGACCGCATTGAGGTGCTGAAGGGTTCTGCTTCCACCTTGTACGGATCTGACGCCAAAGGCGGGGTTATCAATATCATCACCCAAAAAATTGAGGGCAACAGCTCGAAAGTAAAGCTGGAGGGCGGCAGCTACAATGGCGAGAATTATTCGTTTATGCATGAAGAGCGGCAGGGGGACTGGGGCTGGCGGGTAATTGCCAAGAAAGCCCTGCTTGGCGATTTTAAAGATGGCCGCGGCCTTACGGTTCCGGCCGCTTTGAATGCCGATATGACAGGCGTCAAAATCACCAAAGATTTCGGCGAGAAGTCGGATCTGACCTTTACCTATGATGCCTATAAGGCCGATTACAAATTTCAGTCCCTGTGGGACAGCCGGTTTAAAACGGGGACAACCGATAATTATAATGGCCGGGTGATTTATAATACCCGTTTGGACGAGAACACGACCAATCAATTCGCAGTCGGCATAAATATGTACGATGATTTGTATCAACTGGACAGCGGCGCTTTTTATGCAACCAAGGTTAAGACCATGAGGATTTCCGATCAGTTTACCAAAAACTTGGCCGACACGCATCTGGTGACAACCGGTTTTGAGTTTGCTGAAGACAAGGTAATTTCCTTTAACGGGATAAAATTAACGAACCGGGCCCTGTATCTGCAGGATGAATGGAAGATTACCGGCCAGTGGAAACTGACCGGCGGCTTGCGGTATGACAATAACTCCGGCTTTGGCAGTCATACTACCCCCAGTATCAATCTGGGCTATAAATTCAGCGATAAAACCAATATGTACCTGGGGCGCAGTGAGTATTTTATTCCGCCGTCGCCAACGCATTTATATAATACCAGCTACGGCAATCCGAACATTAAGCCGGAAACGGGCCATACGTCCGAAGTCGGCATTAACCACCGGCTTGATGATACCTTGGTGGCGTCGGCCCATATTTTTAAACGGGATTCGAAAAACCGGATCGGCTATGTTTATCCCCGGTACACTAATGTTGGCGATGAGAAGGCCGACGGCTGGGATATTCAGCTCCGCAAGCAATTTTCCAGCGCTGTCAGTGCTTTTGTCGGCTATACCCATACCAATGTGGAGGCGACACAACAAAGGGCGGCCAATGTGGACGGCTATATACCCAAAGGGGCCTGGAATGTGGGCACTGATTACAGTGCCGGCAAATTAGACGTTTCGCTCGTCGGCAAAGGCATTATTGACAGGCCCGGTCCCCAAACTGCTGACGCCGTGGACGATTTTTTCCCGGCCAACACCTACTGGGTCTGGGATATCGGGGTCAATTACCAGGCCGGCAAAGCCGTTAAAGCCTTTGTAAAAATAAATAATATCTTTGATAAATTTTATGCAGAGCACTCCAATGCCCGTTATTACTGGAGCTCAACCCCGGCTGGACAATGGTGGAGCGCCCCGGGCCGGAATATCCGCGTCGGTATGGAGTATACATTCTAA